One Gelria sp. Kuro-4 DNA segment encodes these proteins:
- the dapG gene encoding aspartate kinase produces MRIVVQKFGGTSVASPAAREQVVNRVLQAKKEGLAPVVVVSAIGRKGDPYATDTLLGLLKEAGPDAPKRERDLLLSCGEIITCTVMAALFNRCGQPAMALTGGQAGIITDDQFGDARIVEVHPEPILRVLEQGYIPVVAGFQGETADGEVTTLGRGGSDTTAAALGAALGAEAVEIFTDVDGVMTADPRIVDEAHTLDVVTYQEVTQMAYQGAKVIHPRAVEIAMQYNIPLRVRSTFTDSPGTLVTRGVPYPGRLALGPERLITGIAHLPHVAQLKVILDPGDKAQEVELFSALAAAGISIDLINVFPEQKVFTVAEADAAKAGEVLKAKGFAPELTCGLAKVSVVGAGMRGVPGVMARVVAALYRAGVEILQTADSHATISCLVRGEDTEKAICALHEEFELGK; encoded by the coding sequence ATGAGGATTGTGGTGCAGAAGTTCGGTGGGACCTCGGTGGCGTCGCCGGCGGCGCGCGAGCAGGTGGTGAACCGTGTTCTCCAGGCCAAAAAGGAAGGGCTGGCCCCGGTGGTGGTGGTGTCGGCCATCGGCCGCAAGGGCGACCCTTATGCCACCGACACCCTCCTGGGGCTCCTCAAAGAAGCCGGGCCCGATGCTCCCAAGCGCGAGCGGGACCTGCTCCTTTCCTGCGGCGAGATTATTACCTGCACCGTGATGGCTGCGCTTTTTAACCGGTGCGGTCAGCCGGCCATGGCCCTTACCGGGGGACAGGCAGGCATCATCACCGACGACCAGTTTGGGGATGCGCGTATTGTTGAAGTGCACCCCGAGCCGATTCTGCGGGTTCTCGAGCAGGGTTACATCCCGGTGGTGGCAGGTTTCCAGGGAGAGACGGCAGACGGCGAGGTCACCACCCTGGGACGCGGGGGCAGCGATACCACGGCCGCTGCCCTGGGGGCCGCCTTAGGGGCCGAAGCGGTGGAAATCTTTACGGACGTCGATGGCGTCATGACGGCGGATCCACGCATTGTCGATGAGGCCCACACCCTGGACGTGGTTACGTACCAGGAGGTGACGCAGATGGCCTACCAAGGGGCGAAGGTGATTCACCCGCGGGCGGTGGAGATCGCCATGCAGTACAACATCCCGCTGCGGGTGCGCTCCACCTTTACGGATTCCCCCGGGACGCTGGTCACGCGCGGCGTGCCTTACCCGGGACGCCTGGCGCTGGGGCCGGAAAGGCTCATCACCGGCATTGCCCACCTGCCGCACGTGGCGCAGCTGAAGGTTATCCTGGATCCGGGCGACAAGGCCCAAGAGGTGGAACTTTTCAGTGCGCTGGCGGCGGCCGGGATAAGCATCGACCTCATTAATGTTTTTCCGGAGCAGAAGGTGTTCACGGTAGCGGAGGCCGATGCGGCCAAGGCCGGCGAGGTGCTGAAGGCCAAGGGGTTCGCCCCTGAGCTGACGTGCGGCCTGGCGAAGGTGTCGGTGGTGGGGGCGGGGATGCGCGGCGTTCCTGGAGTGATGGCCCGCGTAGTCGCCGCCCTCTACCGGGCAGGGGTGGAGATCCTGCAAACGGCCGATTCGCACGCTACCATCTCCTGCCTGGTGCGCGGCGAGGATACCGAGAAAGCCATTTGCGCCCTGCACGAGGAGTTTGAGCTGGGCAAATAA
- the dapA gene encoding 4-hydroxy-tetrahydrodipicolinate synthase, translating to MPGLGTVITAMVTPFTEDLKVDLKRTAELTEHLIELGSDGLLVTGTTGESPTLTAEEKVALWETVIKAARGRVPVMAGTGSNNTEQSIALTKQAQAVGADAILLVTPYYNKPPQNALYAHFKAVAEATKLPVMIYNVPGRTSRNIDAPTVLRLAREVPNIVALKEAGGSLDQVSEICRQAPEGFTVYSGDDSLTLPMLAVGAKGIVSVASHLIAGQLREMIAGFESGAWQKARDIHLKFFPLFKGLFFTTSPSPVKAALKLTGFPVGGLRLPLLPLTEKEEEYLRGILVDVGLL from the coding sequence ATGCCGGGACTGGGAACAGTTATCACAGCCATGGTGACGCCGTTCACGGAGGATCTTAAGGTTGACCTGAAACGGACGGCGGAACTGACAGAACACCTGATTGAACTGGGTTCCGACGGGCTCTTGGTCACCGGGACCACGGGCGAATCGCCGACCCTTACGGCGGAAGAGAAGGTGGCGCTGTGGGAGACGGTGATTAAGGCGGCGCGCGGCCGGGTGCCGGTGATGGCGGGGACAGGGTCCAACAACACGGAGCAAAGCATTGCCCTGACGAAGCAGGCCCAGGCGGTGGGGGCGGATGCGATCCTGCTGGTGACACCCTACTACAACAAGCCGCCGCAGAACGCCCTTTACGCGCATTTCAAAGCGGTGGCCGAGGCCACGAAGCTGCCGGTGATGATCTACAACGTCCCCGGCCGGACCAGCCGGAACATCGATGCGCCGACGGTTCTGCGCCTGGCCAGGGAGGTGCCTAACATCGTCGCCCTGAAAGAGGCCGGCGGCAGCCTCGATCAGGTTTCCGAAATCTGCCGGCAGGCGCCGGAAGGCTTTACGGTCTACAGCGGTGACGACAGCTTGACCCTGCCCATGCTGGCGGTGGGGGCCAAGGGTATCGTTTCGGTCGCTTCGCACCTCATCGCCGGTCAGCTGCGGGAGATGATCGCCGGCTTCGAAAGCGGGGCCTGGCAAAAGGCGCGGGACATTCATCTCAAGTTTTTCCCGCTCTTCAAGGGTCTCTTTTTCACCACCAGCCCGAGCCCGGTCAAGGCGGCGCTAAAGCTGACCGGCTTTCCGGTGGGCGGACTCAGGCTACCGCTGCTGCCGCTTACAGAAAAGGAAGAGGAGTACCTGCGCGGCATCCTGGTCGATGTAGGGCTGCTGTAA